GCGGGGATCTCGCAGGTCGTCTTCGATCGCGGCGGTTACAAGTATCACGGTCGCGTTCGCGCGCTTGCGGACGCCGCCCGTGAAGCGGGGTTGAGTTTCTGATGCAATACCGTGGTGGTCGCGAGCGCGACGGAAGCGGGCTGGAAGAGACGGTCGTGCGCGTCAATCGCGTGGCAAAGGTCGTCAAGGGCGGCAAGCGCTTCAGCTTCAGCGCGCTCGTCGTCGTCGGCGATCGGAAGGGCAAGGTCGGTTTTGCGATCGGCAAGGCGACCGAAGTTCCCGAAGCGATTCGCAAAGCGGTCGAACAGGCCCGCAAGAATCTGGTGACGGTCGCGATGGTCGAGAAGACGATTCCGCACGAGGTTCGGCACGAAGTCGGCGCGGCGACCGTGCTGCTCAAGCCGGCGGCGCCCGGAACCGGCGTGATCGCGGGCGGCTCGATGCGCGCCGTGCTCGAGTTGGCCGGGATCCACGACATCCTCACCAAGTGCCTCGGAACGAATAATCCGATCAACGTCGTGATGGCGACCATCTCGGCGCTGAAGTCGCTGCGCACCGTCGAGCAAGTCGCGGCGATGCGAGGCAAGACCGTCAAAGAGATTTACGTGGCGTAACGACGATGGCAGATACGAAGATTTTAAAACTCGGCGCTCTCAAGCCGGCCCCCGGCAGCCGCCCGAAACGGCAGCGCATCGGGCGCGGCCACGGTTCGGGCATGGTGAAGACCGGCGGCGAAGGCGGCAAGGGTCAGACCGTCCGTTCGGGCGGCGGCAAAGGGCCTGCGTTCGAAGGCGGCCAGACCGCATGGGCGCGGCGCTTGCCGCACCGGCGCGGCTATTCGCAGAAGGCGCGCGACCGCGGACATTT
The nucleotide sequence above comes from Candidatus Binatia bacterium. Encoded proteins:
- the rpsE gene encoding 30S ribosomal protein S5, yielding MQYRGGRERDGSGLEETVVRVNRVAKVVKGGKRFSFSALVVVGDRKGKVGFAIGKATEVPEAIRKAVEQARKNLVTVAMVEKTIPHEVRHEVGAATVLLKPAAPGTGVIAGGSMRAVLELAGIHDILTKCLGTNNPINVVMATISALKSLRTVEQVAAMRGKTVKEIYVA